From a single Solanum dulcamara chromosome 4, daSolDulc1.2, whole genome shotgun sequence genomic region:
- the LOC129888018 gene encoding KH domain-containing protein At3g08620-like encodes MVHFRGHLLLQIVKATHIYFKMKAVVVPASTTFNMHQVLTRYLAELLGERQKLGPFMQILPICSRLLNQEIMRATTLLSNQFVDQERMGQESPHRWSVSQHMNGGQINMGAWSAMQIEV; translated from the exons ATGGTCCACTTCCGAGGTCATCTTCTCTTACAGATCGTGAAAG CTACGCATATTTACTTCAAGATGAAAGCAGTGGTTGTGCCTGCATCTACTACCTTCAACATGCATCAGGTCTTAACCAG ATACTTGGCAGAGTTATTGGGGGAGAGGCAAAAATTAGGTCCATTCATGCAGATACTTCCTATATGCAGTAGGCTTCTAAACCAAG AAATCATGCGAGCAACAACATTGTTGTCCAATCAGTTCGTGGATCAGGAAAGGATGGGACAAGAGAGTCCACATAGGTGGTCAGTCAGTCAACATATGAATGGAGGTCAGATAAATATGGGTGCATGGAGTGCAATGCAAATTGAGGTATGA
- the LOC129885928 gene encoding 54S ribosomal protein L24, mitochondrial-like: MAFRSREMMKKIVKNIGGEKNLASGVKQRLEKCVPNAKVVMGRAQRGLFAGRHIQFGNRVSEKGGNTSRRTWKPNVQEKRLFSYILDRQIRVKVTTHALRCIDKAGGIDEYLLKTPYHEMDTELGLFWKAKIEKLYEELGKMEVVFFTPEDETKLEEQFKEVKLEERAARREARRKMYGWSPKSELKADSEGTVGEGSLPTDFHEGMVANA, from the exons ATGGCGTTCAGATCCAGAGAAATGATGAAAAAGATAGTGAAGAATATAGGTGGAGAGAAGAACTTGGCATCTGGAGTTAAACAACGGCTTGAGAAATGCGTACCAAATGCAAAAGTCGTCATGGGCCGTGCTCAGCGTGGCCTCTTTGCTGGACGCCACATTCAGTTTGGTAATAGGGTCAGTGAGAAGGGTGGAAATAC GTCGAGGAGGACTTGGAAGCCTAATGTGCAAGAGAAACGACTTTTCAGCTATATCCTAGATCGTCAGATTCGTGTGAAAGTTACAACGCATGCCCTGCGATGTATTGACAAGGCAGGGGGTATTGATGAGTACCTGCTGAAGACACCTTACCATGAGATGGACACTGAATTAGGCCTCTTCTGGAAAGCTAAGATTGAGAAGTTGTATGAGGAGCTCGGGAAAATGGAGGTAGTTTTCTTTACACCTGAAGATGAAACAAAACTTGAAGAGCAATTTAAGGAAGTAAAGTTGGAAGAACGAGCTGCCCGTAGGGAAGCCAGAAGGAAGATGTATGGTTGGTCACCCAAATCCGAGCTAAAAGCAGATTCTGAAGGAACCGTTGGAGAAGGAAGCTTACCCACTGACTTCCATGAAGGGATGGTCGCCAATGCTTGA